Genomic segment of Pseudomonas iranensis:
AGGCTGGATCACCATCGAAAAAGCCATCGAGGTCGCCAAGACCAAAGCCGGCTATGTCGAGGTCTATGAGATCGGCGCCGACAATGACGGCTACTGGGAAGGCGAAGGGCGCAAGGCCGACGGCATTGTCTACGAATTCCGCATCGACGGCGCCTCGGGTAATGTGCTCCGCGACCAAAAGGACTAAGCCTCAAAGACAGGCTATTGTAATAAGTGCGCCGGCGTTTAGCCGGCGCACTTTTTTGTTTACGGTACAGATACCATCTGGCTTGAGACCGGCGCTGGCAGCGGAATGGGCGCCGGCAGGGGGTCCAGCTCTCGGCCCATTTCGCTGATGAGTAATGCGATCGAGTCGGCGTTGGCCAGTATCACGTCAACACGTGCCTCGTCAGAGACTGGACTGCGAAACGCCTTGCGTGCCTCGGCAAGGGTTTTGGTTTTAGTCAGGGTCAGAATTTTTTGATAGTCATCGGCGTGCGATGGTACCTGGTCGATGTCCACCCAGTTCCCCAGATCATCTTTCTCCAGGAACAACTTCGCAGGTGGTGTAGCGCGCGACAGCGATTTACGCAGGCGATCAAGATCATCCTTGAGCAACTGGCCGTCCGCAGTGGTGGTGTCGATAAGGCTGGGAAAGGGTGCCATCGCCTCTACTGCAGCCAGATCTTCGCTATCGCAGACCAGATGCGACAGTTCATGGAGCAGAATGACGGCCCGAGCGTGGGAGTCCACGTTGAATCTGGGAGGCAGAAACTCCGTATAGGCGTTCAGCCCCGGATTGAAGAAGTGCTGGGTAAAGTGGACGATCTTCTTGCTGTCCTGCTTGAAAACGAAGGCAACCGTATCGTCACCGTAGCGCTTGTTCAGGCCAGCAAAGAAGCGATCGGTGTAGAGCAAGTCATCCTTGGGATCCGTCAGCTCACGGCACAACGGGATGATGACCTTCTCGAACTTCCTCAGCAGCGCCGGCGTAACCTGTGCCACGTCAAAAAAATCCCTGAGCACTCGCTCAACCCGCGTGCCTCCCAGGTTATCGCGGTGAATGACGAAGTTATGCAGGCAATTGAGCGCGTAGGCTCTTGCCCGGATGACGGCCTGCTGTATCACGAAAGCCCTGGCGGGAGAGGTGCGGTTGATCTGTGCCATGCCTTTGGCCTGGACCTTTAGCACGACTGAGCGTTCCTTTTCGACATTTTCTTGCAATGTTTTCGGTCGCTTGCGTCGGCAGCGCTGCACGGTCTGGCCGTCGCGAGCAATGATCAGTCTTGAGTTTTTTTCCTCAAGTAGCGGTCCTGCACTGCCATCCTTCTTGCGCATAAACCATTTTTTTTCCGCCTTGACGACGGAATAGACCTTGCCGGCAATCGCGACATAATTTTTCGCGGTGGATGCGTCGCGATAAACCAGTTTACTGGCCTCAAGCTTGAGGCTGTTCAGCGCCTTGCTGGTTTCAAACGATTGCAAGCTAACACGAGCAGGGGCAGCGGGCGGCACTTTCGCCCAGCGCGCGGCGGCTTGTACCGTCGTGTCAGTAACGTCAGGAGTTTTTACCTCAGAGGCAAATTCAGAGGTTGCCGTTTCCGCCTCGGTTTCCCAGGACAAACGTCCCAGGCTGAACAGCGAGATTGCCCCCGCAATAAAGTTCTTCAGGCCCTGCGCCCAATGGTGATCCTGAAGGCCTTCGGCGGATTCCTTGAAGTCCTGATAGCTTTTCCAGAGAAAAAACAAAGAGGCGAGTTTGCCCGGCAACAAGTGCGGCACCAGGCGCACCCCGTGACTGAAGAGAAACTTTGCCGCTTCCCAATCCGCCTGGGCATTGATCTGTGGCTGACTTTTGAGCAATTGCAGCAGGAGGTTGAGGGTGTCTTTGTGAAACCGCTCGAGCACGTTGCTGCTGATAGCCTGACTTTCAACCGTGATCTCGCTGGGTTTGCCAATCGTCGTTTGTAACAGGTTCCTGAACACGGCCTGCTGGTCTTCAGGCAGACGCCGGATGATCAGATCCTGAAAATGCCCGGGAGTATTCAGTGCATCGATCAACTGCACCTCGTTTTCGAACTCGCGAAAAACGAATCTGGAATAGGGCGCATACAGCACCCGTGGCCCTGTTTGCCCCGATCCTGGCCCGATGACATATAGCCCGAGTGCGTCGACGGGATCAGCGCCACCGGTCTTGATCAACGATAGCGGGCAAACAATCGCGTGGGCTCCCTCGACCGTGGTGCGAGCTACTCCATCGGGCATGTCGAGCACTTGGCAAATATAGTCATAACCGTTCCCGGACAGTTGTTGCTGCAACTTCAATGCGTGCGCGTGTTGCATCAACTGCCAGGGCAACTGACGGACGAAACGTTTTTTACTGACGCGCGCAGCCTCATTGGCACCGGACAGCGCGGCAGTCACTTTGCGTGCATAGGTCGTGACCACTTCCAGCGATTGCAGCAGTTGCCGCACGGCGGACTGATCGAAGTTTTTTGGTAAAGCCGTGGCTGTTTTCGCCGCCACCTTGAAACCGCTGCCCTGCACGACGTTGTAGTGATGCAGGGCAAATTCCAGCAGGTCGCAGGCCGGGCCTGCAAGCGTCAGGTTCGGAGTGATCTGAATGTCCTGCGGCTTGAGTCGGTTATTGGGGTATCTGGTATCGAGCAGTGTCTTCAGCGTTTGCTCGATGTGGGTGGCCAGGGGCGGAACGCCCTCAAGGAAATCCTTGCCATCGATAAACGCGAGCCGCACTTCGTCCAGCAGCGCTAGTTGCGTGTGCTGTTCCGTCATTGGGGCCATGCGCAACCAGTCGGGGTAGTCCAGATGACGGGCGACGCTACGGGCGATATCGATGGCTCGGCGCAGATTGGTATCGATGACGGTGGCTTTCATTTCGGCAAGTAACTTCGCCAGCGTGTCTTCGTCCTTGATGCACGTGCGTAATAGCTCACACTCGGCCATGTAATGTTCAATAGCCGATTGCATGCGATCACTCGACACACTCCCTTCTATCAACTCGAAATTGCCAAGCGTGTACTGCTGATCCAGGCGCCGTTGCCTCGTTGGCAGATTTTCCAGCAGGATTTGACTCTGGTTGTTGTCGTCGAGCCGTCGTTGCAGTTGTTTGCGCGCAGTCTCGATATCGTTGAAGGATTCCAGGCCA
This window contains:
- a CDS encoding PepSY domain-containing protein, with amino-acid sequence MIKKTFAALIATAGLLSAGAALADKPGAGWITIEKAIEVAKTKAGYVEVYEIGADNDGYWEGEGRKADGIVYEFRIDGASGNVLRDQKD
- a CDS encoding dermonecrotic toxin domain-containing protein translates to MSSPTAPLLFPDILKSPGLHAGLAKTHGFNSKDFVWLAHVQLATQTLRSAQTPPMLAERILLNADKQLPVPLAGSFILGAAPDDDGMFLYTPYDGLKKYSDDQALTEALQARLDNADEQDDLLAFLNVSLRKELVEKRGITITRETITGDVFEDQQTAITDSQEACARDLVDELKRLPSLTTLLQAILDDLLKPHFGDLQQSQTRVGFYTVKTPASSGQDRQWLDSHSLTEALLVHFRRQGWPQGQTVEFSHPTRLPGTDDQSAWATAINCASGKLTMLLFRQLEGYWNAASFEGSPRRTLFAQTLMDQARADLMIKRETEILSASEFDALHSLIREPNVAVRRPTFETVCLREDSVQVELAGSLMINHDKAYLYTPSEGVQVLNDYADLKQTLTAKLGAAGHEDELYGLMSLEERKRYLGFTDAQVSGENIGGEIMTTLFEAVLTKQRQNIEFALQSFRQSERTSDIHALFDKALDIRSMIHQRLLRLDANERWSTRPLFASAPPSSLVQADKAEQLQTSLQRTLDSLTGNFKNQPTASSREQRGFVESIGWKLAQAFEAAMRGEAQLRTLSGSWLEAERQIIHTVFDTGHPTRAERQSLNGFRPDAWSMTVKCAGQSEALPLAHCVLLTERGGMDVAHSGRAILWTPANGLESFNDIETARKQLQRRLDDNNQSQILLENLPTRQRRLDQQYTLGNFELIEGSVSSDRMQSAIEHYMAECELLRTCIKDEDTLAKLLAEMKATVIDTNLRRAIDIARSVARHLDYPDWLRMAPMTEQHTQLALLDEVRLAFIDGKDFLEGVPPLATHIEQTLKTLLDTRYPNNRLKPQDIQITPNLTLAGPACDLLEFALHHYNVVQGSGFKVAAKTATALPKNFDQSAVRQLLQSLEVVTTYARKVTAALSGANEAARVSKKRFVRQLPWQLMQHAHALKLQQQLSGNGYDYICQVLDMPDGVARTTVEGAHAIVCPLSLIKTGGADPVDALGLYVIGPGSGQTGPRVLYAPYSRFVFREFENEVQLIDALNTPGHFQDLIIRRLPEDQQAVFRNLLQTTIGKPSEITVESQAISSNVLERFHKDTLNLLLQLLKSQPQINAQADWEAAKFLFSHGVRLVPHLLPGKLASLFFLWKSYQDFKESAEGLQDHHWAQGLKNFIAGAISLFSLGRLSWETEAETATSEFASEVKTPDVTDTTVQAAARWAKVPPAAPARVSLQSFETSKALNSLKLEASKLVYRDASTAKNYVAIAGKVYSVVKAEKKWFMRKKDGSAGPLLEEKNSRLIIARDGQTVQRCRRKRPKTLQENVEKERSVVLKVQAKGMAQINRTSPARAFVIQQAVIRARAYALNCLHNFVIHRDNLGGTRVERVLRDFFDVAQVTPALLRKFEKVIIPLCRELTDPKDDLLYTDRFFAGLNKRYGDDTVAFVFKQDSKKIVHFTQHFFNPGLNAYTEFLPPRFNVDSHARAVILLHELSHLVCDSEDLAAVEAMAPFPSLIDTTTADGQLLKDDLDRLRKSLSRATPPAKLFLEKDDLGNWVDIDQVPSHADDYQKILTLTKTKTLAEARKAFRSPVSDEARVDVILANADSIALLISEMGRELDPLPAPIPLPAPVSSQMVSVP